CGCCCACCGGCTTTCCACCATCGCCGATGCCGACATCGTCTATGTGCTGGACGAGGGCCGGGTCGTGGAATTCGGCAGCCATAGCGACCTCGTGGCGGCCGGCGGCGCCTTCGCCCGCCTGCATGCCGAACAAACGACCGGGGGACAGATGGGCGGGGGGCAGATGAGCGGTACGGGGCAGACCTGAGCCATGCTGCTCGGCCTGTATCGCGGCCTCGGCCGGCTTGCGCCGCCGGTCGCCCGGCTCGTGCTGCTGCGCCGGCGCGCCCGCGGCAAGGAGCATCCGGAGCGGTATCGCGAGCGGATGGGCAATCCGCGCCGGAACCGGCCCGACGGCGCGCTGATCTGGCTTCACGCCGCGAGCGTCGGCGAGGCCCTGTCCGCGCTGCCGCTGATCGGGCGGCTGCTGACGCGCCTGCCTTCGGCGCATGTCATGGTCACCTCGGGCACCGTCACCTCGGCGAAACTGATGGACGAACGCCTGCCGGAGCGCGCCTTCCACCAGTTCGTCCCGGTCGATTGCCCGGCCTGGGTGGGGCGCTTCCTGGACCACTACCGGCCGGACCTCGCCCTGTGGGTGGAAAGCGAATTGTGGCCGGCCCTGCTTGCCGGAACGGTGGAGTCCGGCACGCCGGCGATCCTGCTGAACGGCCGCATGTCGGCGCGGTCGCTCCGGCGCTGGCGGCGCTTTCCGGGCGCGGCGCGCCGGCTGATCCGGTCGTTCGACGCGGTCCTGGCCCAGTCCGAAGCCGATGCCGGGCGTTTCCGCCGGCTCGGCGCCCGGCGCGTCGAGACGCCGGGCAACCTCAAGATGGCGGCCGCGCCGCTCCCGGCCGACCCGGCGGCGCTCGCCAGCCTGACAGATGCGGTTCGCGGGCGCCCGGTCTGGCTGGCGGCGAGCACCCATCCGGGCGAGGAAGCGGCGGTCGCCGAGGCGCACCGGGCGGTGCGCCGGCAGGTCGGCGGCGCGCTGCTCGTCATCGTTCCGCGCCACCCCGAGCGCGGCCCCGCCATCGCCGAGGCCCTGCGCCGCGCCGGTCACGCCGTCGGCCTGCGCAGCGCCGGCGACGCGCCGGATGCTGAAGCGGACATCTACATTGCCGACACGCTGGGCGAACTGGGCCTGTTCTACCGCGCTGCGCCGGTCGCCTTCGTCGGCGGCTCGCTGGCGCCCCATGGCGGCCAGAACCCGATCGAGCCGGCGCAGCTCGGCTGCGCGATCCTGCACGGCCCGCATGTCGGCAATTTCGCCGGCATCGCCGAGGCCCTGCGGGCGGCCGGCGCCAGCGAGACGGTCGATTCCTCCGGCGCGCTGGCGGCGGCTGTCGGCCGCCTGCTCGCCGATCCGGCCGAAGTCCGGGACAGGGCGGACCGGGCGGCCGTTGCCGCGGAGGACAGCGCCGGCATCCTCGACCGGGCGATGGCGCTTCTCGAACCCTGGCTCGCGGCCCTGCCCGGCGGCGTATCCGGCGCGGTATCCGGTTCTGCGCCGCCGGCCGGCCCGGACAGCACATGATGCGTGCGCCGGACGCCTGGTCGCGCAAGGGCGCGGTCTCGACCATGCTGCTGCCGGCGTCGTGGCTGTACGGACTCGGCACGGCCCTGCGGGTGGGCCGGGCGCCGCGCTATACGCCGCCCGTGCCAGCGCTCTGCATCGGCAACCTCACCGCCGGCGGCGCGGGCAAGACGCCGGTCGTCCTGTCGCTGGCGCGGCTGATGCGCGACCGGGGCCGGTGGCCGTTCGCTGTCAGCCGCGGCTATGGCGGCCGCCTGGCCGGGCCCGTGCGAGTCGATCCGGCGCTGCACACCGCCCGGGAAGTCGGCGACGAGCCGCTGCTGCTGGCCGGAGCCCTGCCGACCGTCGTCGCCCGCGACCGGGCCGCCGGCGCGCGGGCCGCCGTCGACGCCGGCGCGGATATCCTGCTGCTCGACGACGGCCACCAGAACCCGGCGGTCGCCAAGGCCCTGTCGCTGGTCGTCGTCGACGGCGGCTTCGGCTTCGGCAACGGCCGGATCATCCCGTCCGGCCCGTTGCGCGAGCCGGTCGGCCGCGGTCTGGCGCGGGCGGACGCCGCCGTCATCGTCGGCGCAGACAACACGGGCGCCGCCCACCGGTGCCGGCGGGAAGCCGGCGGACTGCCGCTGCTCGAAGCCCGCTTCGTGCCGGCCGAGGAGGCGATGGCGCTGCACGGCCGCAGGGTCGTCGCCTTCGCCGGCATCGGCCGGCCCGACAAGTTCTTCGACACGGTGAAGGAGATCGGCGCCGACCTGGCCGAGGCGATGGCCTACCCGGACCATTACCCGTTCCCGGAAACCGAAATCATGTTCATCTGCGAGCTGGCCCAGGAGCGCGGCGCGATCCCGGTCTGCACCGAAAAGGACTATATGCGCCTGCCGCCCGACGCCCGCCTCATGGTGACGCCCGTCCCCGTCGCCCTCGAATGGCGCGACCCCGATGCCCTGGACCGGCTGCTGGCGCCGGTGCTGGAAGGCGGATCGGGAAGGGAGCAACAAGGCTCCTGACCGTTTGCCGCCGGCCTCGGGCCTCGTGCGCGGCGCGGCCGACGCGAGGGGTGGTCGCTACACCCGCTTGGAAATCCAGATCGCGGTGCGGGAGATGTCCCTGATGGCGCGGGTGAGCAGCGGATAGGCCGGCGCGGCTTCGGCGTTGCGGGCGAGCGCAGTGTCCTTGTGGGCCAGCTCGTCGGCGCGGAATTCCTCGACTGTCTTCTTCAGTTCCGCCTCGCTGTCGTCGAGCCGCGCCGCCTGGTCGGCGTAATGTTCGTCGATCACCTCCTCGACCGCGACGGTGCAGGCCATCGCCGCCTCCCGGCCCATCAGCGCCGTCGCCGCGCCGAGCGCAAAGCCCGCGATATGCCAGACCGGCGTCATGACGGTCGGGCGGACCTGCCGCTCGGCGATCATCCGGTTGAAGGTATCGAGATGTTTCTGTTCCTGTTCCGCCATCTCGCGCAGCACCGGCCCGTCCTCGCCGTCGCCGAGCACGGCGAGCTGGCCGGCATAGATGCGCGCTGCGCCGTATTCCCCGGCCTGGTTGACCCGGATCATGCTGTGGATCAGCGCTTCGCCGGCCAGGTCGCCGGGCATCGGCCGGCCCGGTTTCCCGGGCGGTTTTTCGGATTCCTTCCCGGTCATTGCGCCGAATTCCGGA
Above is a genomic segment from Rhodospirillaceae bacterium containing:
- a CDS encoding 3-deoxy-D-manno-octulosonic acid transferase; protein product: MLLGLYRGLGRLAPPVARLVLLRRRARGKEHPERYRERMGNPRRNRPDGALIWLHAASVGEALSALPLIGRLLTRLPSAHVMVTSGTVTSAKLMDERLPERAFHQFVPVDCPAWVGRFLDHYRPDLALWVESELWPALLAGTVESGTPAILLNGRMSARSLRRWRRFPGAARRLIRSFDAVLAQSEADAGRFRRLGARRVETPGNLKMAAAPLPADPAALASLTDAVRGRPVWLAASTHPGEEAAVAEAHRAVRRQVGGALLVIVPRHPERGPAIAEALRRAGHAVGLRSAGDAPDAEADIYIADTLGELGLFYRAAPVAFVGGSLAPHGGQNPIEPAQLGCAILHGPHVGNFAGIAEALRAAGASETVDSSGALAAAVGRLLADPAEVRDRADRAAVAAEDSAGILDRAMALLEPWLAALPGGVSGAVSGSAPPAGPDST
- the lpxK gene encoding tetraacyldisaccharide 4'-kinase, coding for MMRAPDAWSRKGAVSTMLLPASWLYGLGTALRVGRAPRYTPPVPALCIGNLTAGGAGKTPVVLSLARLMRDRGRWPFAVSRGYGGRLAGPVRVDPALHTAREVGDEPLLLAGALPTVVARDRAAGARAAVDAGADILLLDDGHQNPAVAKALSLVVVDGGFGFGNGRIIPSGPLREPVGRGLARADAAVIVGADNTGAAHRCRREAGGLPLLEARFVPAEEAMALHGRRVVAFAGIGRPDKFFDTVKEIGADLAEAMAYPDHYPFPETEIMFICELAQERGAIPVCTEKDYMRLPPDARLMVTPVPVALEWRDPDALDRLLAPVLEGGSGREQQGS
- a CDS encoding demethoxyubiquinone hydroxylase family protein; amino-acid sequence: MPGDLAGEALIHSMIRVNQAGEYGAARIYAGQLAVLGDGEDGPVLREMAEQEQKHLDTFNRMIAERQVRPTVMTPVWHIAGFALGAATALMGREAAMACTVAVEEVIDEHYADQAARLDDSEAELKKTVEEFRADELAHKDTALARNAEAAPAYPLLTRAIRDISRTAIWISKRV